GGGGTGACGCGAGGGCGAGCGGCGCCACCACGCCCGGCATTGGAGCGGTCGACCTCGCCGCCCCGGCGGCGCCGCCGCTGGCGCGGCTCGACCCGCCGCAGCTCGACAGCGAACCAGCGACGATCGACTGGGCCGCCGAGAGCGCGTTCCTCGTCGCTGAGGCCCTGGCCGTCGGCAAGGCGCAGCCGGAGCATGCGGCCAGTCTGCACCTCGCGGCTGCCCAGGCCGCCGAGCACGCCGGTGGCACCGTCACCGCCCAGCTCCACGCAGCGCTCGCGCTGGCCCCCGATTGCCCGCACGTGGTCGCCAGGGCGCGCCGCCTGCTGCTGCGGCAAGGCGAGATCGCTGCGGCCACGGACCTCGCCGAGCGCCAGCTCCGGCTCGGCGGCGAACACACCACCCGCATCGACGCGCTGATCGAGGCCGCCTACACCCAGCGACCGACGGCGCGGGCCAGTAGGCAGTCGCTCGAGCTCTTGCGCCAAGCCCTGCGTCTCGACCCAGCCCACGTCCTGGCGCTGACGATGACGGCTGGGCTCGAGATCGAGCTCGCGGACGCCCAGGCAGCCACCACGCTCGAGCGCTTGAGCGAAACCCTGGCGGTGCCGGAAGAGCGCGCCCTCTGCCTCTACGCCGCGGGCACGCTCAACGAGTCCAGGCCAGAGCATCGGGACCAGGCCGAACGTGACTACCTGCGCGCCGTCGAGCTCGACCCCGAGGGGCTGCCGGCGCTGCTGGCGCTGGCTGAGCTGCAGCTACAACACGAGCGGTGGTCGCAGCTCTGCGCGACGATGGAGCGTCTGGCCGAGCTCGCCCTGGACCAGGCAGAGAAGCACCGCTGGCTGCTGCGAGCGGGCGCGCTGCAGCTCGACCGCGGCAGCGACCTCGACGCGGCGGCCCGCAACCTGACCCGAGCTGCGGCGCTGGCCCTCAACGACTCGACGGCGCTGGTGCGGCTGGCCTACGTCCACGAGAACGCCGGCCACCACGCCGAGCTGGTCGCCGTCCTGCGCCAACTGCGCGAGCGCACGCTCGACGCGCAGGGTCGAGCAGCGCTCTCGACGCGCATCGGCTGGCTCTTGCAAACGCGGCTCGGCAACGTGCAGGAGGCCGCCTCGGCCTATCGCCAGGCGCTCGAGGCGCAGCCGGGCCACCTGCCGGCGGTGCAGGCCCTTGGCACGATCTACCGCCAACGGGGCGACTTCGACAGCCTGCTCACCCTGATTCTCCCCGAAACGGAATCGACCGACACCGAGCAACGCCGAGCGCTGCGCTGCATCGAGGCCGCCGGCATCCTCGCCGAACGCCTCGGCCGCGCCGCCGAGGCCGCGACGCTCTACCAGCGCGCGCTCGATCTGCAGCCGGGCCTGCCGCTGGCCTTCTGGCCGCTGCGCCGCTTGCTGCGCCGGCATCAGCGCCACGCCGAGCTCGCCGCGCTGCTTTCACTTCAGCTCCCTTACGTGACCGACGCCAAGCTCAGCCACGACCTGCACCTCGAGCTGGCCCAGCTCCTGGCCGGTCCGCTCCAGGACCCCGAGCAAGCGATCGTGACGCTCAAGCAGGCGCAGGCGCTGGGACAGAGCCGCGCCGCGGCAACGGAGCTGGCGGAGGTCTACCGCGAACAAGGGCACCATGCCGCGCTGGCGCAGCTGCTCTTGAGCGAGGCCGAGAGCGTGGAGGATCGCGACGAGAGCCTGACCCGACGGCTGCAGGCGGCGAGCGTGCTGGAGGAAGAGCTCGGCGAGCATGAACGCGCGCTCAGCATCTATCGTGACGTGCTCCAACGCGATCCGCGCAACAGCGCCGCGTTTCGCGCGATCGGCAGGCTCTACCACCGTCTCGGGCGCTGGAGCGAGCTGGTGGCGCTGCTGGAGCGCGAGCTGACGCTCGGGCAGGACGCGCAACAGGCAGCCCAACTCTGGTGTCGCATCGGCCGCATCCAGGAGGAGCACCTCGGCAACGCCGCCGAGGCGATCGCCTCCTACGTGCGCGCGCTCGGCTGCGTCGCCGACTCGAGCGTCGCGCTGCTCGCCCTCGATCGGCTGGCTCGCGGCGCCGACCGCGTGCCTGACCTCGTCGAGGTCCTGCAACACTACGCAGCCGCGCGCTCGGAGCCGGTCGCGGCCGCCGACGCGCTCTGCCGCGCCGCCGAGCTGGCCGAGCATCGGCTCGGCGATAGCGAGCGTGGCCTGCGGCTCTACGACCAGGCGCTCGAGCGCCTGCCCGACTTCATGCCTGCGCTCTTCGGCCGCTACGGTGTCCAGCTCCGGCGCCAGCAGCTCGAGGATGCGGCGCAGACCCTGGAGCAGCTCGCAGCGCTGCCAGCCAGCGCCAGGGTTCGCACGCAGCTCGACCTCCAGCTCGCGCGCCTCCGGGAGCTCCGGCTCGGCGAGGCCCCCGACCTGACGCGCCACGCCGCCGCGGCCAAGGCTCCCTACGGCGCGCGGCTGCGCGGCGAGCTGCTGCGCGTCTATCGGTCGACCCACCACCCCGCGCTGATGCGGCAGTTGATCGAGATCGGTCAGGCCACGCTCGACCCAGCGCTCGCCGCCGCCTACCTCGCGGAGGCAGCGCAGCAGCTCGAGGCCGCCGGTGCGCTCGAGGAGGCTCAGGCAGCCGCCGGACAAGCGCTGGCACAGCAACCCAACGAGCGCAGCACGGCCTGGCTGCTCCAGCGCGTACTGCAGCGGCAGGGACGCTGGCGCGAGCTGGCCGGACTGCTTGAGCAGGAGGCAGAGCAGGAGGGCGATCCGGCGATCCGGCTGCACCTGCTCGGGGAGAGCGCGAGCGCCCACCTGCGCGCCCAGCAGGCCGACGACGCCCTGCGCGTCGCGCGGCTCGCGCTGACGCTGAATCCGGCCCACCTGCCAACCCTGCGGCTGATGGCCCACCTCGCCGCGCTGCGTGGTGATTGGGCGGAGCGCGCGGCGCTCCACGATCGGCAGGCCGAGCTTTGTGCCGGCATGCCCGCGCGACTTGCCACGAGCCTCCACGCCGCCGCGCTCTGGGAGCTGCGCGTCGGCGACAAGACCAGGGCGCTCAAGAGCCTGCAGCGCGCGCTCAGCGACGATCCCAGCCACGCGGCGGCCTTCGCCGCTGCTGAGCGCCTGCTGCGCGAGGCCGAGGACGTCCAGGGACTTTCGCAGCTCTACAGCCGGCGCATCCGCGCGACCGCAACGCCCAACGAACGAGCGAGCCTGCTGCGCGCCCATGCCTGGCTCTTGCGTGATCACCTCAAGGATCCAACGCGCGCGATTGGCGAGCTGAATGAGCTCTTGGCCCTCGTGCCTACCGACGTCACGGCGCTGGCGGCCCTGGCCGAGCTGCTCGCCACGCAGCAGCGTTGGTCCGACGCCGCGGCGGCGCTGACCGAGCTGGTGCGGCGCAGCGACGACCCCGCCACGCGCCAGCGCGCACGCCTGCAGCTCGCGCAGCTGCGCCTCGACCGCCTGCATGAGCTGCGCGCCGCACGCGACGTGCTGCAACAGGCCTTGAGCGAGGATCCCGGCGACACCGCCACCCAGCAGCTGCTGGTGCGCGTCTGTCTGGTCGAGGGGAGCTGGTCCCAGGCCCGGCAGCTCCTGGATGCGCTCAGCGCCCACGAGGCGGCGACCATCCGCGTCTGGGCCTTCTTGCAGCTCGCCGACGTGGCGCGCATCGGCCTGCGCGACGAGGCGCTGGTGGAGCATGCCGAGCGCGAGGCGCTAGCGGACGCCGCGACCGAGCCGGCGCTCCTGGCCCGGCTGATCACGCACTACCGCGACCGCGAAGAGGCGCAGCGCCTGGTCGCGCTGATGGCGGCGACGATCCCGACGCTCGGCGCGACAGACACCGCTCATACGCTGCGCCGGGCCACCGCAGCCGTGCTCATCGACGATCTGCGCCAACCCGCGCGCGCGCTCGAGCTGCTGCGCGAGACGCTCGCCGCCAGACCGGGGGATGTGCCGACCCAGCTGATCGCCGCGCGCGCGCTCGAGCAGCAAGGGGCGAACGAGGCGGCCGTGCTGGTGTTGCGCCGCGTCCTGCAAACGGAGCCCCGATCGGTCGACGGTTACCGCGGACTGCTGCGGCTGCTGCCCCTCGTCGGGCAGCCGATCGTCGCCGCGGCGGCCGGCGCGGCGCTGGAGCTTCTCGGCGTGATCACGCCCTCCGAGGCCGCGCGACTGCAGGTCTTCACCGAGCAGGGCAGCCCGCTCGGGCTGCTCGACGTGGCCACGCTCCCGCTCGACCGCGCCCTACAGCCGCTCGACGAGGCCCTCGCGGCCGCTGCACCACACCTCGGCGAGCTCTATCAGCCCGGCGAAACGCCCCTGCCCGAGGCGCCACCGAGCGTGAGCTCGGCGGTTCAGCGGGTGGCGCAGGCCCTTGGTCTTGGCACCGTGCAGGTGCTGGTCGGTGGCCAGCTTCCGGCCTGCGGGGTCGTCGGGGCCCCGTTGCGGCTCGTCGTCGGGGCAGCCCTCGCCCGCGAAGCCAATGCCGCGCGTTTTCGCTTCTGGATCGGCCGGGCGCTGGTCGGCGTGGCGAGCGCGGGCGCCCTGGCCGAGCGCCTGAGCAGCGCCGAGCTCAGTGATCTGATCGCCGCCCTGACGGAGGACGATCCGGTCGATCCGCTGGCGCAGCAGCTGCGCAAGCGCGTGCTGCGGGCCCTCCCGCGCCGCGTGCGCAAGAGCCTCGAGTCGATGAGCCTCGGATCGACGCCGCCCTCGACCACCGCACGCTGGCAAAGCGCGCTGCAGGAGCGCGCCGACCGCGTCGGGTTGCTGCTCAGCGGCAGCCCGCAGGTCGCCCTGGCGGCGCTGGCCGAAGCGACCCAGCCCCGGGACAAGTCAGGCTTCGAGGCGCCGCGCCTGCTGGCCCTGCTGCGCTTTTCCGTCAGCGAGGAGTACGCCACGCTGCACCGTGCGCTGTGGACCGCCCGCGCTACCGACACTTGAGCGCCACGCTGGCTGCGCCCTGCGCGCGCAGGCTCGGTTGGCTCGTCCTCGCAGGGCTGGGCGGCCTCGGTCACCTCGGCTGCGCCAGGGTCTCAAGACGCGCAGGCGCTGCGCTCCCGCCCTGCCCTGCGGAGGCCCCAGGACCACCGCTCACGCCCGGGACAGCGCCTCAACACGAGCTGGCGGAGTTCTGGCTCGGGCGCTACCCCGCCGCCCTCGATCAACCCTTGCTCGACGCGGCCGCGCGCGAGGCCCACAACACCCGCGTCGCGGCGCTCAGGGCCAAGGGTCGGCCCGTGGGTCGGTGGGAGGTCCGGCAGCGGCCCGTCGACCGCCGGGCACTAAGGGCTGACCTCGAACGCCGGCTCCAGCGCCTCGAACAGGCGTTTCGCGAGGGGAGCCAGGTCGCCGCAGACGGCTTGGCCCCGCAAGCGCTGCGGCATGAGCTCCGGCGCAGGCTCGACCACTATAAAGCGGTAGACGAGCTGCGCGTCGTGCATCGCAGCACCGCCCTGCGCTGCCTGCCAACCGAAGCGCGAGTCGTCGAAGCCGGCAGTCTCCCCGACTTCGACCTGCTCCAATGCTCGCAGCTCCGCTTCGGCGAAAGCGTGCGCGTGGTGGCCCACGCGGGCCGCTTCGCCCAGGTCTGGTCGAGCTACGCCACCGGCTGGGCCGCCCTCGCGGCGCTCAGCGCGCCGCTGACGTCCGCGCAGGCGGAGCGCTACTTGCGGCCCCAGCGCTCCGCCATCGCGGCGAGCGACAACGTGCCCCTCTGGTCGCAGCCGGCCGGCGGTGCCCTGATCGGTCTGGCGCGACTGGGCCTGCGCCTCGTGCTCGCCGAGGACACGGCGAGCGGCGTGCCGGCCGGAGCGCTCGACGCGACACCAAGGCCGATGCAGGCCGTCACCCTGCCGACCGCAGGCGGCACGGGACTGCGCCGCGGCTGGATCGCGTCGGCGGCGCTGGCGCCGCAACCCAACCCGCTGACGGTACGCTCGCTCTTTCGTCGCGCCTTCGCGCTGCTGCACCAACCCTACGGCTGGGGCGGCACGGACCACCGCCGCGACTGCTCGCGGCTGCTGATGGATCTCTTCGCCAGCTTTGGCCTCGACCTCCCGCGCGCCTCCGCCCAACAGGCGGCGGCAGGTACCGAGCAGCTCGAGGTGGCGGGCTGGGCGGCGGGCAGCAAGGCGAGCGCGATCGTGGGCGCGGCCCGGCGCGGCCTCGTGCTGCTCTACCTCCCCGGCCACGTGATGCTCTATGTCGGGCGCGCCGCCGGGCAGCTCTACGCGCTGCACACGCTCTCTGGCTACCTCGCGCCCTGCCCAGCGGGGGGCGAGACGATGTGGCGAATCAACCGCACCGCCGTCACGACCCTGGCCCTCGGGCGACGCAGCTCCAGGCGCAGCCTGCTCGAGCGCATCACTCGACTGGTGATCTTCGCGCCGGCGCAGTCGCCGCCGGACCCCAGCGCGAACCCGGCGGCGGTCCTTTTGCCGGCACGATCGCCAGCACCCGACGAGCGGCGCGGCGCAAGGGGCCCTCAACGGGGCTCGACTGCCCCTTAGCGCTGCCGACAATCCCCCGAGCGAGGCGTCGCGCCTGAGGCGCATCGAGGCCGTAGAGCGCAGAGAGCGCGCTCGCACGCACCGCCTCGTGGATCGCCTGCTCCCGCATGACGCAGGCCAGCAGCGGCGCAACCTCACTCGCCAAAACAGCCGGCCCCGCCCGCTGCAGCCGGTGGCCGGCCCGCGCGAGCGCCATGATCATCAGCTCGTCGATGGCGCGACGGTCGAGCCACCGGCGCGCGGTGGCCAGGAGCAGACGGCTGGCCTCCACGCACGCGTCGGCCGCACGGAAGCCTGCCGAGCTCGCGACCTCGAGCGGCTCGTCGGCCGCCAGCAGAGCGCGGAGCAGGGGGCAAACTCGGGCGCGCTCCTCCTCGGTCCACGGCCATCCCCCGCTGAAGCCGTTGAGGACCGCCACCCGCAGCGCGAGGTCCTCGCCTGGCGCCAGAGCAGCCTGGAGCCGCGGCAACACCGCCGCGCGTCCATGCGTCCAGAGGGCCCCGTGGAACGCGGCGATCGCCCAGGACAGCCGGCCCACCGCGCTCGGACGGGCGCGGACCTCTGGCGCCGCCGTCGTGCCAGCCGCGCCCCTCGGCACTTCGTCGCTCGGGGCGGCCAGGCGCTCGATGACCTGCTGATCGCTGCCCCTCGCGCCCGCGAGGAGCCCGAGGAGCCGTGCCACTCGCGCACCAAAGGCAGTGGCGCGCGGATGCGCCCGCAACCAGTCGACCAATAAGGCGACCGCAGCCGGCGTTGCCGCCCGCAGCGCCCAATCCCGGCTCTGAGCCAAGGTCTCGAGTCGCGCCAGCGCCACCAAGGGGAGAGCCGGCCCGGCCGCCGACCAGAGGTCCGCATACTCCCCTACGACGCGCGCTGGAGCCGTCCGGCTCTCGAGCGCGGCGAGCTCTACCGCCAGGCTCGGGGGACGACACCCGCCGGGCGACAGCATCCCTGTCGCCAAAGACCGGCAGCTTGCTGCGACGCGTCGTAGCAGCGGCGCCAGCGCCGTGGCGGGCGCTTCCGCGCCGCTCGCATCGCCCCTGCGGGCGGTCGCCTCGGGTCCGACAACGCGACAACCGCTCGCGAGAAGCACGGTCGCCAACGCGGCCGCCAACCAGGCTGGACGACAGCGCCTCGGCTCGTCCTCACTGTCCTCACCCGACGCTCGTCGAGACATCTGCTGCTGCCCCCTGGGCCTTCCCCTGCGCTTTCGCCCCTCAGAAGCGGAGCGCAGACGCCACAAAGGGGAGCCAGCGCCCTCCGCCAACCCCCCTGCCGAATCGGCTTCGTTGCACGGACATACCATCGCGGGTACCCTGAGTCACTCGCTGGTCGACGGCTCGGCTGCGGACCAGACCGACGCCAGCACGGGGGGCTGCTCCTTGATCCCACAGCGCATCGTGCTCGTCGATGACGAGCCGGACATTCGCACGGTCGCCGAGATCGCGCTCAGCGCCGTCGGCGGCTGGGAGGTGCGCCTCGCCGCTTCCGGCGAAGAGGCCCTCAGTCAGCTCGCCCAGGCCGAGGCCGACCTGATCCTGATCGACGTGATGATGCCGGGCATGGATGGCCCCGCGGTCCTCAGCCGCCTGCGCAGCGATCCCCGGTGGGTCAAGCTGCCGGCGATCTTCATGACCGCCAAGGTGCAGCGGCGCGAGGTCGACCAGTACCTAGCTCTCGGGGCCTGCGGCGTGATTCCCAAGCCCTTCGACCCAATGGAGCTGCCGCAACAGATACGAGCGCTGGTCGCGGCGCTCTAGCGCGGTAGGCGTCGACCCCCGGTGCTAGACCAGTGCTTGGCGCGACACGCTCGCCGAGTCTCGGGCCAATAAGCGAGGACACTGACATGGTGCAAGATCGTGCCGCGACCTCACTGTCGACCATGTCGGGAGGCGGCGTGAGATCCGCCGACGGTGGACTTGCCGAGCGCCTCGCTGAGCTGCGCAAGAGCTACGAGTCGCACCTCGGGGAGAAGGTCGACGCCATCGCCCAGGCGCTCGCCGGCGCGCGCGATCGCGGCCTGCTCGACGAGCTGAAGCGAGCCCACCAGCTCGCCCACCGCCTGCACGGCACCGCGGGATCCTACGGCTTCGGCCCCCTTGGCAGCGCCGCCGGCGAGCTCGAGAAGGCCATCGTCGCGCAGCTCCGCGACCCGACCAGCGACCGCCGCTGGTCGACCATCACCACCGCGCTCGCAGAACTCGAGCAGGAGGTGGTGCCCTTCCGCCAGCGACCGGCGCCGGAAGCGACTCCGGCCCTTTCCCCGCGACGCTCCGCCATCACCGGCCCCGAGCTGCCGCGCGTTGCGTCGACCTTGCTCTTGGTCACGCGCGACCAGGCGCTCCGGCTGCAAACCGGCCAGGCCGCCACCCAGGCGCTTACCACCGTCCTGACGGCGAGCGACCCCGATGGCGCGCTGCTCCAGGCCCGTACCCAACCCATCGACGCGGTGTTGCTCGATGTCGACCCGCGCGAGCCCATGGCCACCCTCGATCTGGCGCGTCGGTTGCGGCGCCTGCCGGGGCGGCTCTCCTTGCCGCTGGCCTTCCTCTCGCGGGAGACCTCGCTGCAGGCGCGCGTGGCGGCAGCCCACGCGGGCGCGTGCCTCTTTCTCAGCAGGCCCGCCAGCGACCAGGAGCTGACGACCGCGGTGCGCCAGCTCTGCAACCGCGAAGCCCGCGAGCGCGTGCGCGTGCTGCTGGTGGATGACGACCCGCACTTCCTCGAGGTGCTGCAGACCGTGCTGCGGGCCGAGCGCATCGAGGTGCATACCCTCGACGACGCCCGCCGCGTCGTCGAGGTGCTCGATCACATCGCGCCGGACCTGCTGCTGATCGACCTGATGATGCCGGGGATCAGCGGCTGCGAGATCTGCCGCGTCGTGCGCGCCAACCCCGCCTGGCAGATGCTGCCAGTGATCGTGGTGACCGCCGACGCCAGCCCGGAGCAGCGCATCGCGGCCTTCGAGGCCGGCGCTGACGACTATCTGCCCAAGCCGATCGTCACGCAGGAGCTGCTGGCCCGCCTGCGCCTGCGCCTCGAGCATGCGCGCCTGGTGCGCGAGCGCTCGAGCCGTGACCCGCTGACGGGCGTCTTGGCCCGCCGCGCCTTCGTCGAGGCCTTTGCCGCGCGCCTGGCCGACGCCCAGCGGCGCGGCGACAACCTGGCGCTGGGGCTGATCGACCTCGACCACTTCAAGCGGATCAACGATCGCCACGGCCATCTCGCCGGTGATCGCGTACTCGCCGCCATGGGACGCGCGCTCGACGCTCGGCTACGCGACGCCGACGTCCGTGGGCGCTGGGGTGGCGAGGAGTTCATCGTGGCCCTGCCCGAGGTCGATCTGCCGACAGCCCAGACGATTCTCTGCCGGCTGAAGGACGATCTGGCGTCGGCCACCTTTGTCGATGACGCGGGCGCGGCCTTCGCGGGCGGCTTCAGCGCCGGGATCAGCCTCTTCCCGCAGGATGGGCACAACCTCGACGAGCTGCTCGCGGTGGCCGATCGACGGCTCTACGCAGCAAAGCATGCTGGGCGAAATCGCGTCGATGCCGGGGAGCAAGAGGCGACCAGCGCTGCCGAGTCGCCCTGAAGCCGAATCGTTCTGAGCCCGAGTCGTTCCGAAGCCGAGTCGTCCTGAAGCCGTGGCGCGTCTAGCGCTGAGGGCCTGGCGGCCCAAGGCCCGACGGGCGGCAAGCGCCCCTCAGGCGGCGGCCTGGTAGCGGCGGACCACCTCGGCACAGGCGTTGACGGTGGTCATGTTGGGATACTCGGTCTCGGGAATGGAAATGCTGTAAGTCTGCTCGAGTGACGACAGCAACTCGAGCAGGAGCATGGAGTCCAGCCCGAGGTCCTCAATCAGGTGCTGATCGAGCCCGATCTTCTCCGGGTGATCAAGCTCCCCGATCTCGGCAATCATCGACTGAATGGTGCTCGTGAGCTCCATCTCGGTTCTCCTCGCGTCGCTCCTCGGTGGGATCCGTCGGCGCGGCGTCCTTCGGGGCAGCCCAATCCTCGCGCCGCGCCCGTCAATTACACACTATCTAGCGCGTTGACAAGTGTCGTACGTCACACTCCGCCCTCCGGGCCGCCTGCTGGTGGCGTCCCGCCCAGCCGCCTCTTGGTCCAGCGCCCAACCCACTGCCCCGCCTGACCGAGCTCATGCGCCACGTACCCCACACCGGCGTTGCGCGCGCCGTCGAGCTTCGTCCGCGCCAGCCATAACGCGCGTTGCAGGTCGCTGGAGCTGGTGGCCGCCGACGCGGGCAGCACCTCGAGCATCTTGCCGATCTTGGCCAGCGCCTCGAGCGCATAGCCCATGTCGGCGCGACTGTGCGCCGCCGTGACGTTGCAGCGCAGGCGCGCCGCGCCCTTGGGCACCGCAGGGTAGACGAAGGGCAGCATGATGACCCCGGCGCCGTGAAAGAGGTAGGCGCCGAAGGTCAGCGTCTTCTCCTCGTCGCCGAGCATGATCGGCGTGACATGCGCCTCGCCCTGCCCCGAATCGAAGCCCAGCTCCCGCAGGCCGGCGCGGAAGAAGGCCGCGTTCTCCTCCAGCCGCCGGAAGTAGGAATGATCGCGCTCGATCAGATCGAGCGCCGCCATCGCCGCCTCGACCTGCCCGACCGGCAGGGAGGCCGAGTAGACGAAGGACCGCGCCTGCAGCTTGAGGTAGTCGATCAGCACGCGATCGGCGCAGACGAAGCCGCCGACCGCACCAAACGACTTGGAAAAGGTGCCGACGAGGATATCGATGTCACCGAGCACGCCCTTCAGCTCGCCGACGCCGCGCCCGGTGGGGCCGAGCGTACCGAGACCGTGGGCGTCGTCGACCATCAGCGGGGCGTCGAACTCGCGGCAGACGGCCACCATCTCGTCGAGCGGCGCCATGTCGCCGTCGACGCTGTAGAGGCCCTCGACGACCACCAGCTTCTTCTTATGCTTGGCGCTGCCGAGCACACGTCGCAGCCCGCGGACGCTGTTATGTTTGATGAAGCGAATCTCGAGCTCCGGATGCGTCCCCTTCGCCAGAAACGTGCCGTCGAGGATGCTCGCGTGGCTGAGGTTGTCGAGCACCACGGTGGTCTCGCCGTCGAGGAAGCTGGCCAGCACGCCGACCAAGGCCTGATAGCCAGTGGTGAAGACGGCGCAGGCCTCCTGGCCGAGCCATTGCGCCAAACGCCGCTCCAACGCCTCGTGCCGCACGCTGGTGGCCTGCAGCCGCGAGCTGCCCAGGCTGGTGCCAAAGCGCGCCGTGCCGGCGACCGAGCGCCGAATCAGCGACGGATGCTGCGACAGGCCAAGGTAGTCGTTGGAGGTGAAATTGATGTAACTGCCGCGCCCGATCTTGACGCGCGGCCCGATGTTCTCGAACTGACGAAAGAAGGGGAACGCCTGCTTATCCTTGGCCTGCTGCACCAGCGCCAGGAAGTCGGTCGTCTTGTCATGAAGCCACGACACTGCAACACCTCGGTTCTTCGGCCTTAGGCTCGGCGCAGGACGAGCGCGGAGCAGTTACCGGCATAGCTCACGCTGTTG
This genomic stretch from Pseudomonadota bacterium harbors:
- a CDS encoding tetratricopeptide repeat protein gives rise to the protein MSKQDPLERHPRPQGAPPPPPPPGGVRAARADEPTAQGPTTQVTDDDYEDIDPITVDSVTGSGGDARASGATTPGIGAVDLAAPAAPPLARLDPPQLDSEPATIDWAAESAFLVAEALAVGKAQPEHAASLHLAAAQAAEHAGGTVTAQLHAALALAPDCPHVVARARRLLLRQGEIAAATDLAERQLRLGGEHTTRIDALIEAAYTQRPTARASRQSLELLRQALRLDPAHVLALTMTAGLEIELADAQAATTLERLSETLAVPEERALCLYAAGTLNESRPEHRDQAERDYLRAVELDPEGLPALLALAELQLQHERWSQLCATMERLAELALDQAEKHRWLLRAGALQLDRGSDLDAAARNLTRAAALALNDSTALVRLAYVHENAGHHAELVAVLRQLRERTLDAQGRAALSTRIGWLLQTRLGNVQEAASAYRQALEAQPGHLPAVQALGTIYRQRGDFDSLLTLILPETESTDTEQRRALRCIEAAGILAERLGRAAEAATLYQRALDLQPGLPLAFWPLRRLLRRHQRHAELAALLSLQLPYVTDAKLSHDLHLELAQLLAGPLQDPEQAIVTLKQAQALGQSRAAATELAEVYREQGHHAALAQLLLSEAESVEDRDESLTRRLQAASVLEEELGEHERALSIYRDVLQRDPRNSAAFRAIGRLYHRLGRWSELVALLERELTLGQDAQQAAQLWCRIGRIQEEHLGNAAEAIASYVRALGCVADSSVALLALDRLARGADRVPDLVEVLQHYAAARSEPVAAADALCRAAELAEHRLGDSERGLRLYDQALERLPDFMPALFGRYGVQLRRQQLEDAAQTLEQLAALPASARVRTQLDLQLARLRELRLGEAPDLTRHAAAAKAPYGARLRGELLRVYRSTHHPALMRQLIEIGQATLDPALAAAYLAEAAQQLEAAGALEEAQAAAGQALAQQPNERSTAWLLQRVLQRQGRWRELAGLLEQEAEQEGDPAIRLHLLGESASAHLRAQQADDALRVARLALTLNPAHLPTLRLMAHLAALRGDWAERAALHDRQAELCAGMPARLATSLHAAALWELRVGDKTRALKSLQRALSDDPSHAAAFAAAERLLREAEDVQGLSQLYSRRIRATATPNERASLLRAHAWLLRDHLKDPTRAIGELNELLALVPTDVTALAALAELLATQQRWSDAAAALTELVRRSDDPATRQRARLQLAQLRLDRLHELRAARDVLQQALSEDPGDTATQQLLVRVCLVEGSWSQARQLLDALSAHEAATIRVWAFLQLADVARIGLRDEALVEHAEREALADAATEPALLARLITHYRDREEAQRLVALMAATIPTLGATDTAHTLRRATAAVLIDDLRQPARALELLRETLAARPGDVPTQLIAARALEQQGANEAAVLVLRRVLQTEPRSVDGYRGLLRLLPLVGQPIVAAAAGAALELLGVITPSEAARLQVFTEQGSPLGLLDVATLPLDRALQPLDEALAAAAPHLGELYQPGETPLPEAPPSVSSAVQRVAQALGLGTVQVLVGGQLPACGVVGAPLRLVVGAALAREANAARFRFWIGRALVGVASAGALAERLSSAELSDLIAALTEDDPVDPLAQQLRKRVLRALPRRVRKSLESMSLGSTPPSTTARWQSALQERADRVGLLLSGSPQVALAALAEATQPRDKSGFEAPRLLALLRFSVSEEYATLHRALWTARATDT
- a CDS encoding C40 family peptidase, which codes for MSATLAAPCARRLGWLVLAGLGGLGHLGCARVSRRAGAALPPCPAEAPGPPLTPGTAPQHELAEFWLGRYPAALDQPLLDAAAREAHNTRVAALRAKGRPVGRWEVRQRPVDRRALRADLERRLQRLEQAFREGSQVAADGLAPQALRHELRRRLDHYKAVDELRVVHRSTALRCLPTEARVVEAGSLPDFDLLQCSQLRFGESVRVVAHAGRFAQVWSSYATGWAALAALSAPLTSAQAERYLRPQRSAIAASDNVPLWSQPAGGALIGLARLGLRLVLAEDTASGVPAGALDATPRPMQAVTLPTAGGTGLRRGWIASAALAPQPNPLTVRSLFRRAFALLHQPYGWGGTDHRRDCSRLLMDLFASFGLDLPRASAQQAAAGTEQLEVAGWAAGSKASAIVGAARRGLVLLYLPGHVMLYVGRAAGQLYALHTLSGYLAPCPAGGETMWRINRTAVTTLALGRRSSRRSLLERITRLVIFAPAQSPPDPSANPAAVLLPARSPAPDERRGARGPQRGSTAP
- a CDS encoding response regulator, whose amino-acid sequence is MVLVDDEPDIRTVAEIALSAVGGWEVRLAASGEEALSQLAQAEADLILIDVMMPGMDGPAVLSRLRSDPRWVKLPAIFMTAKVQRREVDQYLALGACGVIPKPFDPMELPQQIRALVAAL
- a CDS encoding diguanylate cyclase, giving the protein MRSADGGLAERLAELRKSYESHLGEKVDAIAQALAGARDRGLLDELKRAHQLAHRLHGTAGSYGFGPLGSAAGELEKAIVAQLRDPTSDRRWSTITTALAELEQEVVPFRQRPAPEATPALSPRRSAITGPELPRVASTLLLVTRDQALRLQTGQAATQALTTVLTASDPDGALLQARTQPIDAVLLDVDPREPMATLDLARRLRRLPGRLSLPLAFLSRETSLQARVAAAHAGACLFLSRPASDQELTTAVRQLCNREARERVRVLLVDDDPHFLEVLQTVLRAERIEVHTLDDARRVVEVLDHIAPDLLLIDLMMPGISGCEICRVVRANPAWQMLPVIVVTADASPEQRIAAFEAGADDYLPKPIVTQELLARLRLRLEHARLVRERSSRDPLTGVLARRAFVEAFAARLADAQRRGDNLALGLIDLDHFKRINDRHGHLAGDRVLAAMGRALDARLRDADVRGRWGGEEFIVALPEVDLPTAQTILCRLKDDLASATFVDDAGAAFAGGFSAGISLFPQDGHNLDELLAVADRRLYAAKHAGRNRVDAGEQEATSAAESP
- a CDS encoding acyl carrier protein, yielding MELTSTIQSMIAEIGELDHPEKIGLDQHLIEDLGLDSMLLLELLSSLEQTYSISIPETEYPNMTTVNACAEVVRRYQAAA
- a CDS encoding aminotransferase class I/II-fold pyridoxal phosphate-dependent enzyme; protein product: MSWLHDKTTDFLALVQQAKDKQAFPFFRQFENIGPRVKIGRGSYINFTSNDYLGLSQHPSLIRRSVAGTARFGTSLGSSRLQATSVRHEALERRLAQWLGQEACAVFTTGYQALVGVLASFLDGETTVVLDNLSHASILDGTFLAKGTHPELEIRFIKHNSVRGLRRVLGSAKHKKKLVVVEGLYSVDGDMAPLDEMVAVCREFDAPLMVDDAHGLGTLGPTGRGVGELKGVLGDIDILVGTFSKSFGAVGGFVCADRVLIDYLKLQARSFVYSASLPVGQVEAAMAALDLIERDHSYFRRLEENAAFFRAGLRELGFDSGQGEAHVTPIMLGDEEKTLTFGAYLFHGAGVIMLPFVYPAVPKGAARLRCNVTAAHSRADMGYALEALAKIGKMLEVLPASAATSSSDLQRALWLARTKLDGARNAGVGYVAHELGQAGQWVGRWTKRRLGGTPPAGGPEGGV